A section of the Dehalococcoidales bacterium genome encodes:
- a CDS encoding type II toxin-antitoxin system PemK/MazF family toxin — MRRGEIWWAELPPPSGRRPVLLLSRDEAYSVRSLIVVAPVTTRIRGIASEVRLGIAEGLPQDCAANLDTITTIPKDSLQNCLAVLNFKKMKEVEAAVCFALGIAK; from the coding sequence ATGCGCCGCGGGGAGATATGGTGGGCGGAGTTGCCGCCGCCGTCCGGCCGGCGTCCCGTCTTACTGCTCTCCCGTGATGAAGCCTATAGCGTCCGGTCTCTGATAGTGGTCGCGCCGGTCACCACCCGCATCCGGGGTATCGCGTCTGAAGTCCGCCTTGGTATCGCGGAAGGTCTGCCGCAAGACTGCGCGGCCAATCTGGATACCATTACCACCATCCCCAAAGACTCCCTGCAAAATTGCCTGGCCGTCCTCAATTTTAAAAAGATGAAAGAGGTAGAAGCCGCCGTATGCTTCGCGCTGGGTATTGCAAAATAA
- a CDS encoding flavodoxin family protein codes for MNILVLSGSRNREGQTARAIGAIRKGATAAKAQMEVIFLTELKLERCRQCDPDGWGLCRKEGRCVIEDDLAMLTDKVKAADALVFANPVYFGDLSESMRAFTDRFRRTLFKPGAAPRPGFPAGGGTPAVGLCYAGGSGNGTVSCAATLERVLQTCGFDVVDMIPLRRQNIDIKIPMLEMTGKWLATRPTSGPWPPAPPPK; via the coding sequence ATGAACATTCTGGTGTTATCCGGCAGCCGCAACCGCGAGGGCCAGACCGCCCGCGCTATCGGGGCTATCCGCAAAGGCGCAACGGCGGCCAAAGCTCAAATGGAAGTCATTTTCCTGACGGAGCTTAAGCTGGAGCGCTGCCGCCAGTGCGACCCCGATGGCTGGGGGCTTTGCCGCAAAGAAGGCCGCTGCGTTATCGAGGATGATTTGGCCATGCTGACGGACAAGGTGAAAGCCGCGGACGCCTTGGTCTTCGCCAATCCGGTCTATTTCGGCGACCTTTCGGAAAGTATGCGGGCCTTTACGGACCGCTTTCGCCGCACGCTCTTTAAGCCCGGCGCCGCTCCCCGCCCCGGTTTCCCCGCCGGCGGAGGCACGCCGGCGGTCGGTTTATGCTACGCCGGCGGCAGCGGCAACGGCACCGTGTCCTGCGCCGCCACTTTGGAGCGCGTCTTGCAGACCTGCGGCTTTGACGTAGTGGACATGATTCCGTTACGCCGCCAGAATATAGATATAAAAATACCCATGCTGGAGATGACCGGCAAATGGCTGGCTACCAGGCCTACCTCCGGCCCCTGGCCGCCAGCCCCGCCCCCCAAATAA
- a CDS encoding cation-translocating P-type ATPase has protein sequence METYDLNKLHLISGLPEAEAAARLKAEGFNEIPSARKRSFLAIAFGVIREPMLLLLIAGGIIYMVLGDIQEALLLLFFVFVIIGITLYQERRTERTLEALRDLSSPRAMVIRDGATRRIAGREVVRGDIIVLSEGDRVPADGIVLACNNLLVEESLLTGESVPVHKLECLPETTEMERPGGDHSSFVYSGTLVVSGLGVARIAATGLHTEFGKIGKSLQTIETEQTFLQKETGRLVRNLALVAVALCALMALVYGLTIGEWMDGLLASITLAMAILPEEFPVVLTVFLALGAWRISQSHVLTRRMPAIEILGAATVLCVDKTGTLTVNRMSIDKIYAGGEFFDIAANHDTPPPEKFHRLVEFSILASQTRPFDPMEKALRELGEYYPALTEHLHLDWRLMKEYPLSRELLALSRVWESRDRGDYVIAAKGAPEAIIDLCHLDAARARELQDRISDMAGEGLRVLGVAKAGFQQTALPGNQHDFRFEFLGLVGFSDPIRPSVPEAIKECRHAGVRVVMITGDYPVTARSIARQIGLKEPEKVITGAELDAMSDADLQERIKAVNVFARVIPEQKLRLVNAFKANGEIVTMTGDGVNDAPALKSANIGIAMGGRGTDVAREAGDLVLLDDDFSSIVKAVRLGRRIFDNLRKAMAYILAIHVPIAGLSLIPVLFKWPLVLYPVHVVFLELIIDPACSIAFEAEPEESDVMNRPPRDRHEPLFNRRTVIFSLLQGVVVLAVTLAVYKLSLVLGRGAMEARTLTFATLVIANLGLILTNRNWSSTILGSFRARNIALRWIVLSAVVFLGLMIYLPWLRDLCHFGILHFTDVLICIGAGAVSVLWFEGVKYFARKKRQRVDGVAGGRS, from the coding sequence ATGGAAACATATGACCTTAATAAACTGCACCTGATTTCCGGCCTCCCGGAAGCCGAGGCCGCCGCGCGCCTGAAAGCGGAGGGCTTTAATGAAATCCCCTCCGCCAGGAAACGCAGCTTCCTGGCCATCGCTTTCGGGGTGATACGGGAGCCGATGCTGTTGCTCCTTATCGCCGGCGGCATCATTTACATGGTGCTCGGGGATATCCAGGAAGCCCTGCTGCTGCTTTTCTTCGTCTTCGTCATCATCGGCATCACCCTTTACCAGGAGCGCCGGACGGAGCGTACGCTGGAAGCTTTGCGCGACCTTTCCAGTCCCCGGGCGATGGTCATCCGGGACGGCGCTACCCGGAGAATCGCCGGGCGGGAGGTGGTGCGCGGCGATATTATCGTCCTGTCCGAGGGCGACCGCGTCCCCGCCGACGGCATCGTTTTAGCCTGTAACAACCTGCTGGTGGAAGAGTCCCTGCTCACCGGCGAGTCCGTGCCCGTGCACAAGCTGGAATGCCTGCCGGAGACCACGGAGATGGAGCGCCCCGGCGGCGACCACTCCTCCTTCGTTTATTCCGGTACGCTGGTGGTCAGCGGGCTGGGCGTCGCCCGCATCGCCGCCACCGGCCTGCATACCGAGTTCGGTAAAATAGGCAAGTCATTGCAGACTATAGAGACAGAGCAGACCTTCCTCCAGAAGGAAACGGGGCGGCTGGTGCGCAACCTGGCGCTGGTGGCCGTGGCGTTATGCGCCCTGATGGCGCTGGTTTACGGCCTGACTATCGGGGAATGGATGGACGGCCTGCTGGCGAGCATCACTTTAGCCATGGCCATCCTGCCGGAGGAGTTCCCGGTGGTGCTCACCGTTTTCCTGGCGCTGGGCGCCTGGCGCATCTCGCAGAGCCACGTCCTGACCCGTCGCATGCCCGCCATCGAGATACTCGGCGCGGCCACCGTTCTCTGCGTGGACAAGACCGGCACCCTCACCGTTAACCGCATGTCTATCGATAAAATCTACGCCGGCGGTGAGTTCTTTGATATCGCCGCTAATCACGATACCCCTCCGCCGGAAAAGTTCCACCGTCTTGTCGAGTTCAGCATCCTGGCCAGCCAGACCCGGCCGTTCGACCCCATGGAGAAGGCTTTAAGGGAGCTGGGCGAATATTACCCCGCCCTGACCGAGCACCTCCACCTGGACTGGCGGCTGATGAAGGAATATCCGCTTTCGCGGGAGCTGCTGGCCCTGTCCCGCGTCTGGGAGTCCCGCGACCGGGGCGACTACGTTATCGCCGCCAAGGGCGCCCCGGAAGCCATCATCGACCTCTGCCACCTGGACGCCGCCCGCGCGCGGGAGCTTCAGGACAGAATCAGCGATATGGCCGGGGAGGGGTTGAGGGTGCTGGGGGTGGCCAAAGCCGGTTTCCAGCAGACCGCCCTGCCGGGCAATCAGCACGATTTCAGGTTTGAATTCCTGGGGCTGGTGGGCTTTAGCGACCCCATCCGCCCCTCCGTGCCGGAGGCCATTAAAGAGTGCCGTCACGCCGGCGTCCGCGTGGTGATGATTACCGGCGATTACCCCGTCACCGCCCGGAGCATCGCCCGGCAGATAGGCTTGAAGGAACCGGAAAAGGTCATCACCGGCGCCGAGCTGGACGCCATGAGTGACGCTGATTTGCAGGAGCGCATCAAAGCGGTCAACGTCTTCGCCCGCGTTATCCCTGAACAAAAACTGCGCCTGGTCAACGCCTTCAAGGCTAACGGGGAAATCGTGACCATGACCGGGGACGGCGTTAATGACGCCCCGGCGCTCAAGTCCGCCAATATCGGCATCGCCATGGGGGGACGCGGCACCGACGTCGCCCGTGAGGCCGGCGACCTCGTTCTCCTGGACGACGATTTTTCCTCCATCGTCAAGGCGGTGCGGCTGGGCCGGCGCATTTTCGATAACCTGCGCAAGGCCATGGCCTATATCCTGGCTATCCACGTGCCCATCGCCGGCCTGTCTTTGATTCCGGTGCTGTTCAAGTGGCCGCTGGTGCTTTACCCGGTGCACGTCGTGTTTTTGGAGCTGATTATCGACCCCGCCTGCTCTATCGCCTTTGAGGCCGAGCCGGAGGAGTCGGACGTGATGAACCGCCCGCCGCGGGACCGGCATGAGCCGCTTTTCAACCGCCGGACAGTGATTTTTAGTCTTTTACAGGGAGTTGTCGTCCTGGCGGTGACGCTGGCGGTCTATAAATTGAGCCTGGTGCTGGGCCGTGGCGCCATGGAAGCGCGCACGCTGACCTTTGCCACCCTCGTTATCGCTAACCTGGGACTGATACTCACCAACCGCAACTGGTCCAGCACGATACTCGGCAGCTTCCGCGCCCGCAACATCGCTTTAAGGTGGATTGTCCTCTCCGCCGTCGTTTTCCTGGGGCTGATGATTTATTTACCCTGGCTGCGGGACCTGTGCCACTTCGGCATTCTGCACTTCACGGACGTGCTGATATGCATCGGGGCCGGGGCGGTGAGCGTTCTCTGGTTCGAGGGTGTTAAGTACTTCGCGCGTAAAAAGCGCCAGCGGGTGGA